CGTACAGTTCCTCCGTTGCAGCATATATCAATTCAAGACTTACGTGAGCCAAACGAAAATAATACTTCTAAGTCTGCTCGACTTTAAATACCCATAACACTTTGCAAACTTGCATCGCTCATGCTAGTTTTACTTACTTCATTCGTTGAAAGTGGCTATTTACCATTTTGGGCActatttgtttcttttttttagtttttatttattattctaTGAAATGTTTAAACGTATATTGTATCTCAACagcaaatttttgtattaaTATTAGCTATGCCTTGTAAAGTTTCGTAAAAGTTATGCAAATGATTTACGAATAATCTTAAACTAAAACTAGTATAATGCTTTTTTCACGTAAACAATGACTCACCGTCGTAAATTTAGACGTTTCAAGTGCGAATGAACGTTAATAATTGTTCAAAGGTTTcgtttttataataattatttcgTTTTCATAATCGTAATTTTTCACGAAAAAGTGTTTGTGTTTTAGAATGCCAACGAAATTCTCGTAGCGAAACTTCGAGTTTGTTTTAAACATTCAGGAAACAAATaatgattaaaaaacaaaaaaaaaaaaaacggaaGGTAAATTTCTATAACTAAGCAAAGATAACTGCAACGATGCGTACTGTTATTAgcaattatttttcgtAGGTGAAGAAGGTAAATTGGAAATTTGAATGCGAGTTTCAACGGCCAAATCATCAGCTTGGTTTTGTGCCTCCATGTCCGGACACATTGAAAACTTGTCATCAGCAGGACTGCATGCCCCTAAGGGTATCGATTGAGGCGAtttaaagttttcaatACCAACCAAGTCTAGCATCCAAGAAAAAGCAGCGCCAAAAAAGCCGAATTCGAAAAGATCTAATATACTGTAAAATATGGCTTCTCCAATTGGCGAGATAACATTGAGGCCCTCAGATAAAATCCAACATGCATAATAGAGGAACCAAATGACATGTAAGTAAACAATTGACCATAAAAACCCTAGGCGCGCAGACGTCTCTAAACGGCTAGCATACTTTTTATGCAAAACGACTGAGTGTGCCAATGCAATAAAATAGCCTACAAACGAAAATCCGTAATAGGCCCATTTATAGGGAGATGAAGTTAATGCTGCCGCCAGTAAGCAAACAATCGCAAAAAGCACATAGCAAACGACATATGCAATTTCTAGTATAGATACGCCTACCGTCCAATGTAGCATTACGATGATTAATGGGAAATTGATTAACCATTGAATATAGCGAACATAGTAAACCATTCGTACACTAACTTCtcgaaaaaaagaagcagaAGAAAACACATTTTTCAATCCATAATTGCAGGCCATGGTAAAGTAGGCCAAGCAAGAAACCAAACTGAGGATGGAAAAGAAACGGTGGTAAGTCTGCTTTTGAGGCAAACTGAATATCGATACTAAAGGAAAGACAATTGCGCACAGCAGGAACACTGCAAAAACAGCCCAATAGTAGTTTGAGCTTATCTTTTGCAAAGCGACTTCCGGAAGCTCTTTCAGTACCATTCCGGAGGAAGATAATTTCGCATTCATGATGCGTAAACAGGATAGAGGCTGGATTAAAAGATATAGAAACAACTCTTATATTCTTAAAGGTAGCGATACTAGTTGAGTTGAAAAGTCAAAACTTTGTAATAATGGGTAGCTGAGACACGGTGAAGGTGGCTCTGAGAAAAGTCGATTAAAAAGCCAtgtttgtaaacaaacaaacttcaacatgtaaacaaacaatgaTGTTACTCTTTCCCATTAAAAGGCATTTTAATTGACTCTAATTGAGAAAACGCAAAAGAACATTACAGCCAGCAAtgtcaaatttttcacTTTTTCTTACTTACCGATGACAGCAAAACAGGTAAAGTCGCACGTTACAGAAGAAGTCCGAAGTTGAGAAACAAAAAggtataataaaaaaataaaattccAACCTGTAGAAAATAGTTTATGtacaaaaattaagaatTTCGACATTGTTGGAAGTAAAGGTGGATACATCATATAAACATTACAAtccttctctttttcttaaatacaaataagctcatcaaaatatatacatatgGATAGCAGAGTGGAAAATCTTTGTAACGAATGTGTATGTCAAAACGATTAGAACGAagagttttttaaaaatggaaaacaTATGAGTATAGGTAACTATTAAAGAATTCGCCTAGGAAATACTTACATCACGCCCCAAAaagctattaaaaaaataaaaccgAGTTTTCACAGATGTTTTAAAACACACCTAAAAGGTAGGATTGAAATTAGAAGCGTTTAGGGCTCCAATATCGGATGCTTGTACTCGGATAAGTTGTTTAAAGTGAAGCAAAAGTCTGGGTATAATTTATATACACAAATAGGAATTCAAAAGTTctaattcatcaaaaaagCATTAAGCATACAAATAAAGCATGGCATGAGGAGAAAACTTCAAGAAACATGAGTCATATTGTAAAATAAGAAGTTAAAATATGTTAAATGGTTACTTTAATTCTTGGCAGCAACACCAAAGCGCTCAGCACGCTTCCTAGCTTTTTCTGCCTCTATAGGGTCGTCCAAAATATTACTCTTCCGCTTGGATGGAGCACTTTTAGGAGGCGCATtcttatttctttgtttagAACGTGAGTTGGAACGATTTTGAGGGTTCTTAGATTGATTATGGTTTTTGTTATTACTTGACGCTAAAGGTTGTTGAATGCCAAAACGTGCAGCACGAGCAGCTTTCTTAATTTGTTCATCGTCCACAGGAATGCCAAATCGTTTAGCCCTTTGGATGAGTTTTTCTTGCTCTTTAGCTACATCTGGGCTAGAGACTTCATTAGATACACTTTGTTTGGATTCCTCTGTGGTTTCTTGATGCTCTTCAGCACCAGTGGAAGTTTCAGGAGCTTGTGAAGTCTCTTTCGAAATAATGCtttcattttccttttcaatcTCTACAGCAGCGGCAGGAGCACTGGTCTCTTTACTTTCGGGTTCTGCTGGCTTGTTAACGTCAGTTGAAATAGTATCATTCTCCATGTCTCCCCAATCAATATCATCCTCGGGAGGAGCAAGATCTCCTAGATCTGTAGCGTTGTTATTCGAAGTATTTTCATCGTTACTCTCGGTCGCTGCTGTCAATCGGCTTACCAATTCAGCTTTGTTTCCAGCAGTGGAGAGGCCTTTCTCCGCAAGTTTTTCACGCAGTTCTGCAACTTTAAGACTCTTGTAATCTGACATTATGAATATAGACGTATATGCGCGTCAAAATAACACGTTTATTGAATTCGGGATATACGCAGTTGACAAGGGTGAATATGTACGAACCAGCCAACTTTAGTGAGACATGTTGGATGCGCAAATGAAGCGTAGTGAATTGGAGTGATGATTGTGTCAAACATAGTGGTGCTATTTTGCGTATCGCTATGTAATGTTTACTGTGCTATGGTGAGGAGATGgttcaaagaaaatgtcTATAAACGATGTTGGGATATACTTTCTCCCTTTTATATGAAATGTACGAATCAAAATCAGTAATCAGTTagattatttaatatttattttttactttaattaATCGTAATTTTGAATTGGCATTTTAAACCGATTTCTAGAATACTAAAAGAGCTTGAAGAAAGAGCAAATCATTCATTCGTTCCTTACAAAGTTATTATTATAGTTTACTTGTAGATAGTGAAAAAACTCCATTTATTGAACTGGGTATTTGCTGCTACGTTTGCTTTACCTTACTATATGCTTACAACGATTATGAACTTAACAGGCAATTATTAGTTTAGTATCTTAGCTCAAGAGCAGTTGAtagtattcaaaaataaaaacaaaatcacaTGTAATTACAGTCATAGTTTAATGTGTTAAAACGGACCATTCATCAAGTATGAACATTTCTTTCTACCATTCCaggaaatattttcatgaatacaatttataaaaaccCGACATCAACAACAAATAATATCATTAAAGCACAATTAAACTACAAGCGCCTTAACGTTTacaacttttaaattaaaagtatCCAGtgcaaaattttggatGTTTTCCCGGATGTCAGATATGCAAGAGAAACCTATATTAAACActgtattttttgaacCCTATAAAAAGATAGCAAAAACATCAAGATCTAAACATTGCTGTTTTATACAAAACCCGTATACTACCAAGCAAGCACATAATCCGTTTACATTAACTTATGTATGCGATTATTCTTGGGGGATCTCAATTTCGCCATTGTCGATCTCCTTTTGAACGTCGTGAGGGTTCTTGCCGTCAACGGTGCAACCAACAGAGAAGGCAGTACCGAGAATCTCCTTAACGGTACCAGAAAGCTCCTTAGCAAGAGACTTGAAGCGCATAGTACGGGCGACCTCAATGATTTCGTCAAGAGAGACATTGCCAGAGTGAGCGACGTTCTTGTCCTTCTTTCTGTCACGAGCAGGCTCCTTCAAAGCCTTAATGACCAAAGCAGAGGCAGAGGGAACAACCGAGACAGCGGCTTGACGGTTTTGAATAGTCAACTTGACGGTCACACGGAGACCCTTCCAATCTTTGGTAGCCTTGGCAATATCTTCACCAACCTTCTTGGGGGACAAACCCAAGGGACCAATCTTGGGAGCAAGGGTGGAGCCACCGGCGACTTCACCACCGACGGCTCTCATAAAGATGGTCTTTACTTCATTGGGATCGAACTAAAAGGATTGTTAGCAAATGAGTATTCATAAGAATGTGAATGAagtaaattgaataaaaaaaaataaacgaatTCACTAGGAAAACTACTTACTTTGGGAGGCATCTTACTCTTGCTTGGTTCAAGAAAAATACGCAAAGTGttagttttgtttttgttttatgtGACTGTCCGAAATGAGTGTGACTGTTCCTGAGGGCACCCACAACAAAACTTCTTTAATGAAGCGATCACTGGAATCTGTACAAGTATCCGAATTTTGTTAGGTGACATTATCAGTcaggaaaaaataaataaatgcaTCGCTGTATACGCATCAATGTATGTATATAAATATGTTATTAAGCAAAAGAAACTATCATAAATGATTATAtagtatatttttatttgagaagtaaaaaatctCGGTTGGCAGTGGTCTGGATGAGTATTGAAGGCATTACCACTTTTGGAAGCTTGATCCGCCCATCCTTAGGCTGCTTAAAACGAAATCTGCCTGTCgtggaaagaaaaaggtgCATTGGGATGTAAAAATTGTATGGCCTGTACCGTTATTTGCATAAAACCGCTACTGTATCGCAAATTCCCCATTTACTATTTGCGAACCAAGCATCAGGGGGATGCTTGGCTCGTTTTCTTGTAAAAAGACAACTAATTACATTTAACGTATTCTGTCATGCCATAACATAGTAAATATGCATCAAATGTACTGTTATTATACAAAAACTTGTCactgtatttttttttaacattatGCTTGCAAACATTCGgcaaaaggaaaatgaaaGCACCAGTGAAACGTTGCAACCATTGCTTTATTATACAGGTAAAATAAGATATAAAGGATCTTATCACATTGggaaaaattgaattgtTTCCAAGAGGGCTAAGCTTTTTGATCCTTCCAACGACTGAgaaataatgaaagaaaacGAAATTACGCCAAGCATAATCGTGAGCGTAGACACTGATAATTAagaattgtaaattaaaaatacaGCAAACCAATGTTAGTAAACCTTTGAATCATAGTATTTGAACCTTTAGGTATAATACTGAGGGAATCGATGAAGAGATAGgagagatttttttttaaaaacagaGATAACATCGTAAATATTGTCTCAATTGATGCCagaatttcttctttatgtcatttttaaataaaaaattacaaaggCAGCTTTATAATAGTTCTCATTTAGCGGACACGGGGAATTTTTGTCTGGTAAAAAGggaaaagcaaatttgttacaaaagaaataaccagactttcaaaaatacaGCGCTTTTTAactaattatttttggatttcttCAAACTGTTCGTCGCAGATTTCGATTCTTTTATAGAAGACTGGCTTACACGTTGCCGCTTTTCTGCAGGTTTCAATATCTAAAACATAgtattaataaaagaatgcCAATCGTTAAATGGAATACTCACCTGAAAGCTACAAAGCAAATCCTCATTAACACTCATCATGGCTCCCACATTATCAAATTCACCACAATAGTTGGGAGCGCTGAAAATAGTAACCAGTTGACGTTTGCCAAAAAACTCGTAACCATCTTCGACGACTTGGTGAGCTCGACAAATTAAATCCAAGTCGTGCTTTTGCAAAAACCGGCTCACCACATCGGCACCGAATGTATAAGATACACCGCGATCGTTCTCACCCCATCCCGTCAAGTCCTTTTCAGGGTCGGACCAAACTAAATCACAAAGCAGTCCTGTGTCGGGAATGTCGGTTGGACGAATGATACGCTGAATCTGATCCAGAGAATTCAAGTCTGGTGAAAGACCACCATGCatacaaaatattttttcatcaataaCCGCAGCAACTGGCATACAGTTGAAGCAATCGGTAAAGGTTTTCCACAACTTTATGCTATACCGACGCTTACACTCATCGTAGAAACCATAAATTCGATTGATGCTGGCAAACTCATGATTGCCACGAAGtaagaagaaattttcgggatatttgattttataaGCAAATAAAAGACAAATGACTTCCAAACTCTGTTTGCCGCGATCAACATAATCACCAAGAAAAAGGTAGTTCGCATCAGGAGGATATCCTCCATACTCAAACAATCGAAGTAAATCCGAATATTGTCCATGAATATCACCGCAAATCTGTTATTTATTAGTAGTCTGGTAAAACACCTTTCATATAGATCTTGACTCAAGAGACAAATCGACgtttagtaaaataaaactataTACGTTAAATAATCACTACACCAATAatcgaaaaagaaaattatacATGTATCGAGCTTCAGATTATTATGCATAAAAACCACCTCTAGCTTTAGACTTTGTGTTTGTTGTGAAAATTCACGCACTCTATCACTTATTCACAGTacaatcatttttaatcATTCTATAAAAAAGCAGCAAATGCATACAATGACATGACATAAGGACTAATAATAGCCCTGAACTACTACGTAGAATAACAAACTCGCGATTTGGTGCTCTGACGAACCAGTAAAAATCTTACCTTTAAGGGAGCCTCCAACTCCAACAGCATAGGCTGactcaaaaaaatagaacGAGAAGTAGTACATAGGTATCTAATTTCTGCATCAGATAACTGAACCTGCTTACTAGGTTTGCCATTACGGGCTAAGATACGAGGTTAGTTTCAAATGTCAATCATTCAATCATTATCGTGTGTACAAACCTTTTACaagtttttcaataatcGCATCAATATCATAAtccataattttttcctcGAAACTCCTCAAAAATGAGATAAGATGGAGAACCCACTTGGATTGCGGTAGTTGGCTTGTGTTTGGTACATCCAAAATTATAGCAGTATCTTTATCGCAGTACCTGTAAATTAGGGCGAGCACAACGCCTTCCAATGTCgttcatctttttcaaattttgcttttatctCAATTTCATAGTCTTTAGTTATTTCTATTAGTTCCTTTCAGCTAGTTTACGTTCGCCAATTTCTAAAGCATGGACAAAGTATATAATGctattttctaaatattattttatcgAGTATTTATAAtgttacaaaaatttttaaaagagtTAAATGAGTATAAAGAGGGAAACATAAGGAGATTAAGTCTAAGGAACAGTTTTAAGATAATCTACAATAAAACAAGTGAAGGAACAGATTATCGTCATAAATGTTTCAGCAAAGAACtgaatgataaaaaatttgttcaatTCGTTCTAAATAGAGTGCCCTGAAATAATCTAATTTGTTTCAGCACCAAATAGGGACAAGGTCTGGTAGCATGAGATACAAAGCTACTCAATACTCGCTctattttcctttttttgtacATTTCTCAATACATTAACACTTCAATTCTTTATATCTGGATTTTCGAGACCGGATTTAAGCTCTTCTTAGGTAGCTCGCAGAATTCCTAAAACTCCCACAACTGTAAACCAATCCCCTAAGTATTAGCTCAAAAGGATAACAGTTTAAGTGAAAATCTTGCCGCAACTCTTCTTGCTGAACCCATAACTCTTATTCTTTTTGTCAACGAAAATCATGAGTGAAATGGCTACGCCAATTATCACTTTCCTACATGATTAAGCATTTATATTCGACCGagattctttatttttaaattttttgaagcagTAAATAAGTTGATTCTCCAAGGTATAATTCTTTCCTCAAACGTACGAAGATGATAAACAATCATTAAACCCTATGGGAAGTAAGAAACACATAATTTTCCCTTTTTAACGCTCTcgattatttaaaatttatttattttaaaaacaaaatggtTCCTAAATAagtaacaaaaaaattaaaaaagttggcTATATCATATCTCATACTCCAtgtttgaataaaaaaccaaCTCATGTTGAGCTGAGAACATAGTCTTAATTATCTTTAAATAGATTTCACATAAATATTtagtaatatttttctctaatTCAATTTAAGATTTGAATAAATGAAGTTGAATTGCTTCTAGGAAGCTTGATCCTTAGAAGTTAATTAACCACGTCTAACAAAACGAATTATACTATTCTCCGATGATGGCTGTATTCATCCAATTTTTATTGCCCTTCTgagtaaaattaaagatttaagcaacaataaaaaggttttttaaatttgtttatatgGCATTGTTATTACCTCAACATTTTAGGATGCGCTGTTTATACACTCTCCGTTTTCGTTTGTAGTAATTACcttttttgaagcaatttagctgaaaatattttctttaagaGAAAACAGAGAGGGTGTATACTGTCTGCATCGTTAATTTTGCACCCGACTTTTCCCGGCTGCGGATATCCTCTAGTATTTTGTTAGtttaaaaactttcttCACGCTCAATTGTTTCGTATGCGTGTCTTTTACCGAATTCTTGGAATTAAAGGATAATATTGTCAATTGAATCCCTCGCATGGTAATTTTACGTACAATCGATAGTGCCTAATCAATtcgaataaaaaagaaactgaGAATGGTGTGTAACCGAATTGTACATTTTCCCGTTCCctgatttatttatttataaaatgctaagcaaaaaaatgaagatatgCCGTCCGTCGTTAGTTTTAATTTACCTTTGGTATCTTGTGGACTGTACAAGTTTTTCCATGAATTCGGTAACTTGCTTAAGACTAATGCAGCTTCTTTTAGCAAAATACTATCAAATTCCCATCGATTTGGTTGGAGAAAAGCTTTCAATTGTTTCTGCGTCTTCCTGCTTATTGCAGTACTTAGTTGCATTGGTTGTTGTTCCATTCTACTCAACGATAATTAAGAAGTTAACGCCATGGTTTACTGTTTTTACAACTTGGGTTGGTGAGGAgtactttttctttgcttcTACACTCTCTATTCTATACATGGATGATTTTCCAACGTGTGcatattttgttattttttcaatttcttttctactAGGAATCAGTGGTACCGGCCCTTCATTAAACGCAAGCTATAAATCCTTATGCAAATTGTATAGCTACGAAAACTCTTTCATCGTTGTCCTAAATAGCATCTTTGTTGTCTCCAGTTGTATTGGACCATTTCTCGGTAGCATACTCCTGCTTCGTGTTAGTTTATTACAATTATATTTGATATCTTGGACAattcatttcatcaattttgtatttcattctttattggctgttttcttttcttcaaaatataCCTCCTACGCTCAAAAAGAAGGACAACCGATTTTGAATGCAACTGAAAATTTAGAGGTTGAGTATAACGCTTTAAATACCACTCCTTCTTCCTTCGAAGAACAACCTCTTTTAAATGGCTTAAATGACTCTCCGAGAAATCCCGTTTCAAGAACGAATGCTGAAGGTTTTAAAGCTCTTAATGCTTCTTTTGATGGGTCATATAAATTCCCCATACCTATTGTTCTTCTTTGTTTCTTCTTATATAGTCTTTTAACTC
Above is a genomic segment from Schizosaccharomyces pombe strain 972h- genome assembly, chromosome: III containing:
- the mug73 gene encoding transporter mug73; its protein translation is MNAKLSSSGMVLKELPEVALQKISSNYYWAVFAVFLLCAIVFPLVSIFSLPQKQTYHRFFSILSLVSCLAYFTMACNYGLKNVFSSASFFREVSVRMVYYVRYIQWLINFPLIIVMLHWTVGVSILEIAYVVCYVLFAIVCLLAAALTSSPYKWAYYGFSFVGYFIALAHSVVLHKKYASRLETSARLGFLWSIVYLHVIWFLYYACWILSEGLNVISPIGEAIFYSILDLFEFGFFGAAFSWMLDLVGIENFKSPQSIPLGACSPADDKFSMCPDMEAQNQADDLAVETRIQISNLPSSPTKNNC
- the mlo1 gene encoding RNA-binding protein mlo1, whose translation is MSDYKSLKVAELREKLAEKGLSTAGNKAELVSRLTAATESNDENTSNNNATDLGDLAPPEDDIDWGDMENDTISTDVNKPAEPESKETSAPAAAVEIEKENESIISKETSQAPETSTGAEEHQETTEESKQSVSNEVSSPDVAKEQEKLIQRAKRFGIPVDDEQIKKAARAARFGIQQPLASSNNKNHNQSKNPQNRSNSRSKQRNKNAPPKSAPSKRKSNILDDPIEAEKARKRAERFGVAAKN
- the rpl1202 gene encoding 60S ribosomal protein uL11, producing MPPKFDPNEVKTIFMRAVGGEVAGGSTLAPKIGPLGLSPKKVGEDIAKATKDWKGLRVTVKLTIQNRQAAVSVVPSASALVIKALKEPARDRKKDKNVAHSGNVSLDEIIEVARTMRFKSLAKELSGTVKEILGTAFSVGCTVDGKNPHDVQKEIDNGEIEIPQE
- the sds21 gene encoding serine/threonine protein phosphatase PP1 catalytic subunit Sds21; its protein translation is MDYDIDAIIEKLVKARNGKPSKQVQLSDAEIRYLCTTSRSIFLSQPMLLELEAPLKICGDIHGQYSDLLRLFEYGGYPPDANYLFLGDYVDRGKQSLEVICLLFAYKIKYPENFFLLRGNHEFASINRIYGFYDECKRRYSIKLWKTFTDCFNCMPVAAVIDEKIFCMHGGLSPDLNSLDQIQRIIRPTDIPDTGLLCDLVWSDPEKDLTGWGENDRGVSYTFGADVVSRFLQKHDLDLICRAHQVVEDGYEFFGKRQLVTIFSAPNYCGEFDNVGAMMSVNEDLLCSFQILKPAEKRQRVSQSSIKESKSATNSLKKSKNN
- the mug111 gene encoding protein mug111; this encodes MLSKKMKICRPSLVLIYLWYLVDCTSFSMNSVTCLRLMQLLLAKYYQIPIDLVGEKLSIVSASSCLLQYLVALVVVPFYSTIIKKLTPWFTVFTTWVGEEYFFFASTLSILYMDDFPTCAYFVIFSISFLLGISGTGPSLNASYKSLCKLYSYENSFIVVLNSIFVVSSCIGPFLGSILLLRVSLLQLYLISWTIHFINFVFHSLLAVFFSSKYTSYAQKEGQPILNATENLEVEYNALNTTPSSFEEQPLLNGLNDSPRNPVSRTNAEGFKALNASFDGSYKFPIPIVLLCFFLYSLLTPFFDIHLQFQLIVMHMSIVQVGFINSVKTFGSLLTCSVCLFLTYVGGFSVHMMKTTMLIGLTATTLIIFILYFATAQTLPCLALFYGITSSIGPSIHGLVAAYVPNDKPHRYWKFTALLEASATFISYPFQSLAFIVCLKYCSFYFFIGPICICLLGSISSYLLLGYH